In the Kineosporiaceae bacterium genome, one interval contains:
- a CDS encoding chemotaxis protein produces the protein MNALDESSREIGNVVLLIRQIADQTNMLALNATIEAARAGESGKGFAVVASEVKELASATNAATGQIEERVGSIQHEVLGTVQAIDSISSVVEEVQSAQDAVTQALSSQQSVTVAIEQAVGATTTGAEALVEQIRRLVLATSEVGAAVRGVDGAASDLDVVAETLGRLAGD, from the coding sequence GTGAACGCGCTCGACGAGAGCTCACGCGAGATCGGCAACGTGGTGCTGCTGATCCGCCAGATCGCTGATCAGACGAACATGCTGGCCCTCAACGCGACCATCGAGGCCGCCCGGGCGGGGGAGTCGGGCAAGGGGTTCGCCGTCGTGGCGTCCGAGGTGAAGGAACTGGCCAGCGCGACCAATGCGGCCACCGGGCAGATCGAGGAACGCGTCGGCTCGATCCAGCACGAGGTGCTCGGCACGGTGCAGGCGATCGACTCGATCAGTTCGGTGGTCGAGGAGGTGCAGTCGGCGCAGGATGCCGTCACCCAGGCGCTGTCATCCCAGCAATCGGTGACGGTGGCGATCGAACAGGCCGTGGGAGCGACCACCACCGGGGCGGAGGCATTGGTCGAGCAGATCCGGCGCCTGGTGTTGGCGACCTCCGAGGTCGGTGCGGCGGTGCGTGGAGTCGACGGCGCGGCGTCCGACCTCGACGTCGTGGCCGAGACGCTGGGCCGGCTCGCCGGCGACTGA